One window of the Eschrichtius robustus isolate mEscRob2 chromosome X, mEscRob2.pri, whole genome shotgun sequence genome contains the following:
- the UTP14A gene encoding U3 small nucleolar RNA-associated protein 14 homolog A isoform X1: MSSSRAAESSLLALNQQEELEDLPREYPLSTSEDEGDSDGERKHQKLLEAISSLDGKNRRKLAERSEASLKVSEFNVSSEGSGEKLVLSDLLEPVKTSSSLAAVKKQLNRVKSKKTVELPLHREEIERIHREVAFNKTSQVLSKWDPVVQKNRQAEQLVFPLSKQQSVFAPIEHVVSGWKARTPLEQEIFNLLHKNKQPVTDPLLTPMEKASLKAMSLEEVKMRRAELQRARALQSYYEARARREKKIKSKKYHKLLKKGKAKQALKEFEKLRKVNPAAALEELEKLEKARMMERMSLKHQNSGKWAKSKAIMAKYDLEARQAMQEQLARNKELMQKIQVASESAEEEGVAEEEGEPFVPDVVNEVQVKASGPNPWMFRNHSSDTKEAEVQGDPEELAEPAAQEAPESEEEGPVVAEEILLKEFEERRSLRQKSGLKQIAKPVGSQETKDPSSQGVLSELRALSQKLNRENHQSRKQELSSTRTVLAVQREEPAGEEEEPLLLQRPERARTLDELEELGKEGCFQNKELPRAAVEGQQWERNPSNHLGVPKEKKRKEQMIDLQNLLTTKSPSVKSLAVPTTEELEDEEERDQRQMIKEAFAGDDVIRDFLKEKREAVEASKPKDVDLTLPGWGEWGGVGLKPSAKKRRRFLIKAPEGPPRKDENLPNVILSEKRNIHAAAHQVRMLPYPFTHHQQFERTIQTPIGSTWNTQRAFQKLTMPKVVTKPGHIIKPIKAEDVGYRSSSRSDLSVVQRNPKRLSIRHKKQLKKNSVD; the protein is encoded by the exons caGTCTTCTGGCTTTAAACCAACAGGAAGAACTAGAGGATTTGCCAAGAGAGTACCCCTTGAGCACCAGTGAAGATGAG GGGGACAGTGATGGAGAAAGAAAGCATCAAAAGCTTCTGGAAGCAATCAGTTCACTTGATGGAAAGAATAG GCGGAAATTGGCTGAGAGATCTGAGGCTAGTCTGAAGGTGTCAGAGTTCAATGTCAGTTCTGAAG GATCAGGAGAAAAGCTGGTCCTTTCAGATCTGCTTGAGCCTGTTAAAACTTCATCCTCATTGGCTGCTGTGAAAAAGCAGCTGAATAGAGTCAAATCGAAGAAGACTGTGGAGTTACCCCTTCACAGAGAAGAGATTGAGCGG ATCCACAGAGAAGTGGCATTCAATAAAACCTCACAAGTCCTCTCCAAATGGGATCCCGTTGTTCAGAAGAACCGGCAAGCAGAGCAGCTGGTTTTTCCCCTGAGCAAGCAGCAGTCCGTCTTTGCTCCCATCGAACATGTGGTCAGTGGCTGGAAG GCAAGAACTCCCCTGGAGCAGGAGATTTTTAATCTCCTCCATAAGAACAAGCAGCCAGTGACAGACCCTTTACTGACTCCCATGGAAAAGGCCTCTCTCAAAGCCATGAGCCTGGAAGAG GTGAAGATGCGCCGAGCAGAGCTTCAGAGGGCCCGGGCCCTGCAGTCCTACTATGAGGCCAGGGCtcgaagagagaagaaaatcaaaagcaaaaa GTATCACAAACTTCTGAAGAAAGGAAAGGCCAAGCAAGCCCTAAAAGAGTTCGAGAAGCTGCGGAAGGTCAATCCTGCTGCAGCATTGGAAGAACTGGAAAAACTCGAAAAGGCCAGAATGATG GAGCGAATGAGCCTTAAGCACCAGAACAGTGGGAAATGGGCAAAGTCAAAGGCAATTATGGCCAAATATGACCTGGAG GCTCGCCAGGCTATGCAGGAACAATTGGCCAGGAACAAAGAGCTGATGCAGAAGATCCAGGTGGCCTCCGAGAGTGCGGAAGAGGAGGGAGTTGCAGAGGAAGAGGGTGAACCCTTTGTCCCTGACGTGGTGAATGAGGTGCAGGTGAAGGCAAGCGGACCGAACCCCTGGATGTTCAGGAATCACTCCAGTGACACAAAAGAGGCTGAGGTCCAGGGGGACCCTGAAGAACTTGCCGAGCCTGCAGCCCAGGAGGCTCCTGAAAGTGAGGAAGAAGGACCAGTGGTGGCGGAAGAAATTCTTTTGAAAGAATTTGAGGAAAGGCGATCACTTAGACAAAAGTCTGGGCTCAAGCAGATCGCCAAGCCGGTGGGCAGTCAAGAAACAAAAG ATCCTAGCAGCCAGGGGGTGCTGTCTGAATTGAGGGCACTGTCTCAGAAACTCAACAGGGAGAACCATCAGTCCAGGAAGCAAGAACTGAGTTCAACGAGGACAGTCCTGGCGGTCCAGAGAGAGGAACCTGCCGGGGAGGAAGAGGAGCCTCTGTTGCTGCAGAGGCCGGAGAGAGCACGGACTCTGGACGAACTGGAGGAGCTGGGCAAAGAAGGCTGTTTTCAAAACAAGGAGCTTCCCAGAGCTGCGGTAGAAGGGCAGCAGTGGGAGAGGAACCCAAGTAATCATCTTGGTGTCcccaaggagaagaaaaggaaggagcaaATGATTGATCTCCAGAACCTCCTGACCACAAAATCTCCTTCCGTGAAGTCCTTGGCAGTTCCCACGACAGAGGAGTTG GAAGATGAAGAAGAGAGAGATCAAAGGCAGATGATAAAGGAAGCTTTTGCTGGGGATGATGTCATCAGAGACTTCTTGAAAGAGAAGAGGGAAGCTGTGGAGGCCAGTAAGCCGAAGGACGTGGACCTGACTCTGCCTGGCTGGGGCGAGTGGGGTGGTGTGGGCCTGAAGCCCAGTGCCAAGAAGAGACGCCG GTTTCTCATTAAAGCCCCTGAGGGTCCTCCAAGGAAAGACGAGAATTTGCCAAATGTGATTCTCAGTGAGAAGCGGAACATCCATGCAGCGGCTCATCAG GTGCGGATGCTTCCATATCCATTCACACACCATCAGCAATTTGAAAGGACCATTCAGACCCCTATAGGATCTACATGGAACACCCAGAGGGCCTTCCAAAAGCTGACTATGCCCAAGGTTGTCACCAAGCCAGGCCATATCATTAAGCCTATAAAAGCAGAGGATGTGGGCTACCGGTCTTCCTCAAGGTCGGACCTCTCTGTCGTACAGAGAAATCCAAAACGACTCTCCATACGTCACAAAAAACAGCTGAAGAAAAACTCTGTAGACTGA
- the UTP14A gene encoding U3 small nucleolar RNA-associated protein 14 homolog A isoform X2, producing the protein MSSSRAAESLLALNQQEELEDLPREYPLSTSEDEGDSDGERKHQKLLEAISSLDGKNRRKLAERSEASLKVSEFNVSSEGSGEKLVLSDLLEPVKTSSSLAAVKKQLNRVKSKKTVELPLHREEIERIHREVAFNKTSQVLSKWDPVVQKNRQAEQLVFPLSKQQSVFAPIEHVVSGWKARTPLEQEIFNLLHKNKQPVTDPLLTPMEKASLKAMSLEEVKMRRAELQRARALQSYYEARARREKKIKSKKYHKLLKKGKAKQALKEFEKLRKVNPAAALEELEKLEKARMMERMSLKHQNSGKWAKSKAIMAKYDLEARQAMQEQLARNKELMQKIQVASESAEEEGVAEEEGEPFVPDVVNEVQVKASGPNPWMFRNHSSDTKEAEVQGDPEELAEPAAQEAPESEEEGPVVAEEILLKEFEERRSLRQKSGLKQIAKPVGSQETKDPSSQGVLSELRALSQKLNRENHQSRKQELSSTRTVLAVQREEPAGEEEEPLLLQRPERARTLDELEELGKEGCFQNKELPRAAVEGQQWERNPSNHLGVPKEKKRKEQMIDLQNLLTTKSPSVKSLAVPTTEELEDEEERDQRQMIKEAFAGDDVIRDFLKEKREAVEASKPKDVDLTLPGWGEWGGVGLKPSAKKRRRFLIKAPEGPPRKDENLPNVILSEKRNIHAAAHQVRMLPYPFTHHQQFERTIQTPIGSTWNTQRAFQKLTMPKVVTKPGHIIKPIKAEDVGYRSSSRSDLSVVQRNPKRLSIRHKKQLKKNSVD; encoded by the exons TCTTCTGGCTTTAAACCAACAGGAAGAACTAGAGGATTTGCCAAGAGAGTACCCCTTGAGCACCAGTGAAGATGAG GGGGACAGTGATGGAGAAAGAAAGCATCAAAAGCTTCTGGAAGCAATCAGTTCACTTGATGGAAAGAATAG GCGGAAATTGGCTGAGAGATCTGAGGCTAGTCTGAAGGTGTCAGAGTTCAATGTCAGTTCTGAAG GATCAGGAGAAAAGCTGGTCCTTTCAGATCTGCTTGAGCCTGTTAAAACTTCATCCTCATTGGCTGCTGTGAAAAAGCAGCTGAATAGAGTCAAATCGAAGAAGACTGTGGAGTTACCCCTTCACAGAGAAGAGATTGAGCGG ATCCACAGAGAAGTGGCATTCAATAAAACCTCACAAGTCCTCTCCAAATGGGATCCCGTTGTTCAGAAGAACCGGCAAGCAGAGCAGCTGGTTTTTCCCCTGAGCAAGCAGCAGTCCGTCTTTGCTCCCATCGAACATGTGGTCAGTGGCTGGAAG GCAAGAACTCCCCTGGAGCAGGAGATTTTTAATCTCCTCCATAAGAACAAGCAGCCAGTGACAGACCCTTTACTGACTCCCATGGAAAAGGCCTCTCTCAAAGCCATGAGCCTGGAAGAG GTGAAGATGCGCCGAGCAGAGCTTCAGAGGGCCCGGGCCCTGCAGTCCTACTATGAGGCCAGGGCtcgaagagagaagaaaatcaaaagcaaaaa GTATCACAAACTTCTGAAGAAAGGAAAGGCCAAGCAAGCCCTAAAAGAGTTCGAGAAGCTGCGGAAGGTCAATCCTGCTGCAGCATTGGAAGAACTGGAAAAACTCGAAAAGGCCAGAATGATG GAGCGAATGAGCCTTAAGCACCAGAACAGTGGGAAATGGGCAAAGTCAAAGGCAATTATGGCCAAATATGACCTGGAG GCTCGCCAGGCTATGCAGGAACAATTGGCCAGGAACAAAGAGCTGATGCAGAAGATCCAGGTGGCCTCCGAGAGTGCGGAAGAGGAGGGAGTTGCAGAGGAAGAGGGTGAACCCTTTGTCCCTGACGTGGTGAATGAGGTGCAGGTGAAGGCAAGCGGACCGAACCCCTGGATGTTCAGGAATCACTCCAGTGACACAAAAGAGGCTGAGGTCCAGGGGGACCCTGAAGAACTTGCCGAGCCTGCAGCCCAGGAGGCTCCTGAAAGTGAGGAAGAAGGACCAGTGGTGGCGGAAGAAATTCTTTTGAAAGAATTTGAGGAAAGGCGATCACTTAGACAAAAGTCTGGGCTCAAGCAGATCGCCAAGCCGGTGGGCAGTCAAGAAACAAAAG ATCCTAGCAGCCAGGGGGTGCTGTCTGAATTGAGGGCACTGTCTCAGAAACTCAACAGGGAGAACCATCAGTCCAGGAAGCAAGAACTGAGTTCAACGAGGACAGTCCTGGCGGTCCAGAGAGAGGAACCTGCCGGGGAGGAAGAGGAGCCTCTGTTGCTGCAGAGGCCGGAGAGAGCACGGACTCTGGACGAACTGGAGGAGCTGGGCAAAGAAGGCTGTTTTCAAAACAAGGAGCTTCCCAGAGCTGCGGTAGAAGGGCAGCAGTGGGAGAGGAACCCAAGTAATCATCTTGGTGTCcccaaggagaagaaaaggaaggagcaaATGATTGATCTCCAGAACCTCCTGACCACAAAATCTCCTTCCGTGAAGTCCTTGGCAGTTCCCACGACAGAGGAGTTG GAAGATGAAGAAGAGAGAGATCAAAGGCAGATGATAAAGGAAGCTTTTGCTGGGGATGATGTCATCAGAGACTTCTTGAAAGAGAAGAGGGAAGCTGTGGAGGCCAGTAAGCCGAAGGACGTGGACCTGACTCTGCCTGGCTGGGGCGAGTGGGGTGGTGTGGGCCTGAAGCCCAGTGCCAAGAAGAGACGCCG GTTTCTCATTAAAGCCCCTGAGGGTCCTCCAAGGAAAGACGAGAATTTGCCAAATGTGATTCTCAGTGAGAAGCGGAACATCCATGCAGCGGCTCATCAG GTGCGGATGCTTCCATATCCATTCACACACCATCAGCAATTTGAAAGGACCATTCAGACCCCTATAGGATCTACATGGAACACCCAGAGGGCCTTCCAAAAGCTGACTATGCCCAAGGTTGTCACCAAGCCAGGCCATATCATTAAGCCTATAAAAGCAGAGGATGTGGGCTACCGGTCTTCCTCAAGGTCGGACCTCTCTGTCGTACAGAGAAATCCAAAACGACTCTCCATACGTCACAAAAAACAGCTGAAGAAAAACTCTGTAGACTGA